Proteins co-encoded in one Dama dama isolate Ldn47 chromosome 2, ASM3311817v1, whole genome shotgun sequence genomic window:
- the RAB30 gene encoding ras-related protein Rab-30 isoform X3 — protein MSMEDYDFLFKIVLIGNAGVGKTCLVRRFTQLQIWDTAGQERFRSITQSYYRSANALILTYDITCEESFRCLPEWLREIEQYASNKVITVLVGNKIDLAERREVSQQRAEEFSEAQDMYYLETSAKESDNVEKLFLDLACRLISEARQNTLVNNVSSPLPGEGKSISYLTCCNFN, from the exons ATGAGTATGGAAGATTATGATTTCctgtttaaaattgttttaatcgGCAATGCTGGTGTGGGGAAGACGTGCCTAGTCCGACGGTTCACTCAG CTTCAGATCTGGGACACCGCAGGTCAAGAGAGATTTCGGTCCATCACCCAGAGTTATTACCGAAGCGCCAATGCCTTGATCCTTACCTATGACATAACCTGTGAGGAATCCTTCCGTTGCCTTCCTGAGTGGCTGCGGGAGATAGAGCAGTATGCTAGCAACAAGGTCATCACTGTGCTAGTGG GCAACAAGATTGATCTGGCTGAAAGGAGAGAGGTCTCCCAGCAGAGAGCCGAAGAATTCTCAGAAGCTCAGGACATGTATTATCTGGAGACCTCAGCCAAAGAATCTGATAACGTGGAGAAACTCTTCCTTGACTTGGCTTGCCGCCTCATCAGTGAAGCCAGGCAGAACACCCTGGTGAACAATGTATCCTCACccttacctggagaagggaaaagtatCAGCTATTTGACTTGTTGTAATTTCAACTAA
- the RAB30 gene encoding ras-related protein Rab-30 isoform X2 gives MKEAQPGLFPPGQGATIGVDFMIKTVEINGEKVKLQIWDTAGQERFRSITQSYYRSANALILTYDITCEESFRCLPEWLREIEQYASNKVITVLVGNKIDLAERREVSQQRAEEFSEAQDMYYLETSAKESDNVEKLFLDLACRLISEARQNTLVNNVSSPLPGEGKSISYLTCCNFN, from the exons atgaaggaagcccaacCA GGTCTTTTTCCCCCAGGACAAGGAGCCACAATTGGAGTTGATTTTATGATTAAGACAGTGGAGATTAATGGTGAAAAAGTAAAG CTTCAGATCTGGGACACCGCAGGTCAAGAGAGATTTCGGTCCATCACCCAGAGTTATTACCGAAGCGCCAATGCCTTGATCCTTACCTATGACATAACCTGTGAGGAATCCTTCCGTTGCCTTCCTGAGTGGCTGCGGGAGATAGAGCAGTATGCTAGCAACAAGGTCATCACTGTGCTAGTGG GCAACAAGATTGATCTGGCTGAAAGGAGAGAGGTCTCCCAGCAGAGAGCCGAAGAATTCTCAGAAGCTCAGGACATGTATTATCTGGAGACCTCAGCCAAAGAATCTGATAACGTGGAGAAACTCTTCCTTGACTTGGCTTGCCGCCTCATCAGTGAAGCCAGGCAGAACACCCTGGTGAACAATGTATCCTCACccttacctggagaagggaaaagtatCAGCTATTTGACTTGTTGTAATTTCAACTAA
- the RAB30 gene encoding ras-related protein Rab-30 isoform X1 has product MSMEDYDFLFKIVLIGNAGVGKTCLVRRFTQGLFPPGQGATIGVDFMIKTVEINGEKVKLQIWDTAGQERFRSITQSYYRSANALILTYDITCEESFRCLPEWLREIEQYASNKVITVLVGNKIDLAERREVSQQRAEEFSEAQDMYYLETSAKESDNVEKLFLDLACRLISEARQNTLVNNVSSPLPGEGKSISYLTCCNFN; this is encoded by the exons ATGAGTATGGAAGATTATGATTTCctgtttaaaattgttttaatcgGCAATGCTGGTGTGGGGAAGACGTGCCTAGTCCGACGGTTCACTCAG GGTCTTTTTCCCCCAGGACAAGGAGCCACAATTGGAGTTGATTTTATGATTAAGACAGTGGAGATTAATGGTGAAAAAGTAAAG CTTCAGATCTGGGACACCGCAGGTCAAGAGAGATTTCGGTCCATCACCCAGAGTTATTACCGAAGCGCCAATGCCTTGATCCTTACCTATGACATAACCTGTGAGGAATCCTTCCGTTGCCTTCCTGAGTGGCTGCGGGAGATAGAGCAGTATGCTAGCAACAAGGTCATCACTGTGCTAGTGG GCAACAAGATTGATCTGGCTGAAAGGAGAGAGGTCTCCCAGCAGAGAGCCGAAGAATTCTCAGAAGCTCAGGACATGTATTATCTGGAGACCTCAGCCAAAGAATCTGATAACGTGGAGAAACTCTTCCTTGACTTGGCTTGCCGCCTCATCAGTGAAGCCAGGCAGAACACCCTGGTGAACAATGTATCCTCACccttacctggagaagggaaaagtatCAGCTATTTGACTTGTTGTAATTTCAACTAA